The Streptomyces europaeiscabiei genome window below encodes:
- a CDS encoding helix-turn-helix transcriptional regulator, whose protein sequence is MDYRRDELMTVPQVLDELGGVSRRTFYRWRELGLGPAAFKLPNGELRVWRSDFRTWLRQLEAAA, encoded by the coding sequence ATGGACTACCGCCGCGACGAACTCATGACTGTTCCGCAGGTCCTCGACGAACTTGGCGGAGTGTCCCGGCGGACGTTCTATCGCTGGCGCGAACTGGGATTGGGGCCCGCTGCTTTCAAGCTCCCCAACGGTGAGCTGAGAGTGTGGCGGAGTGATTTCAGGACGTGGCTGCGGCAGTTGGAGGCGGCGGCGTGA
- a CDS encoding GntR family transcriptional regulator, with the protein MPQIEEAQPKYLQIAHYIRDQILRGDLRPGDEVPSERQLAANWKVSRPTAARSLEALSHQGLVEKRQGSGTYVRSLEVNRRARELYGRARQTGKIYTPGEYAVITSAGWMEAPDHVVEALGLVKDRRAVHRRRVTNNQDGPITLSTSWFAPDVGHRAPKLLEPDRIQEGTLMYVENMTGRQGSYAEDRMCSRSATAEEAADLQLQPGSAVLIVHHVVFDLQDRPLEFAEATYPPHRWAFEQGYPLT; encoded by the coding sequence ATGCCACAGATCGAGGAGGCTCAGCCGAAGTATCTCCAGATCGCGCACTACATCCGTGATCAGATTCTTCGGGGTGACCTGCGGCCGGGGGACGAGGTGCCCTCGGAGCGGCAGTTGGCGGCGAACTGGAAGGTGTCCCGCCCTACTGCTGCGCGGTCGCTGGAGGCGCTGAGCCATCAAGGGCTCGTCGAGAAGCGTCAGGGATCGGGCACGTATGTGCGCAGCCTGGAGGTGAACCGGCGGGCGCGCGAGTTGTACGGGCGGGCTCGGCAGACCGGGAAGATCTACACGCCTGGTGAGTACGCGGTGATCACCTCGGCCGGTTGGATGGAAGCCCCGGATCACGTTGTTGAGGCTTTGGGCCTGGTCAAGGACCGCAGGGCTGTGCATCGGCGGCGGGTGACGAACAATCAGGACGGGCCGATCACGCTGTCGACTTCGTGGTTCGCTCCGGACGTCGGCCACCGCGCCCCGAAGCTCCTGGAGCCGGATCGGATCCAGGAGGGGACGCTCATGTACGTCGAGAACATGACGGGGCGCCAGGGGAGCTATGCCGAAGACCGTATGTGCTCTCGCAGTGCGACGGCAGAGGAGGCGGCAGACCTCCAGCTGCAGCCCGGTTCTGCAGTCCTGATCGTTCATCACGTCGTCTTCGACCTTCAGGACCGGCCGTTGGAGTTCGCCGAAGCCACCTATCCGCCGCATCGCTGGGCGTTCGAGCAGGGCTACCCGCTCACCTGA
- a CDS encoding IS481 family transposase, translated as MSVVEQRYRAVLAVLAGATVTEIAASLGVSRQTVSGWKSRYAASGLAGLADRSRRPASCPHQASAEVETAVCELRRKHPRWGPRRIAHALERSGAVSPLPSRMTVYRILVRHGLVEPGVRRRKRSDYKRWQRDRPMQLWQMDIVGGVMLVNTVTGELTEAKVVTGVDDHSRFCVIASVVERATGRAVCAAFAGALRRFGVPEEVLTDNGKQFTDRFGQGGEVLFDRICRENGIAHRLTQPASPTTTGKVERFHQTLRRELLDDCGAFESIEAAQAALDRWVQEYNSMRPHQALDMQSPGDRFTPVPEEERDMLGLKIPGVLALVPQQRTPPADPDPDPDPAPAPAPAPAPAEASAVPAALPEVVPAAAVEPGGPVEFDRVVPASGNLQVAGKQFWLGPARSGLTVTFWADTSVIHLLIAGTRIKSVRSHLSVADLGRLAVRGGRAAGPAPLPAGEGMAFEVDRVVNNSGLVGLAGRQVLAAEILGGRQVGIRLDDETLSFFDPSSRELLRVRPNPLTGEEVRRLRGLRPAGPPPRPGIEPVRVQRRISAVGTIMVCRQSVSLGRPYAGQTVTVHVSETTITVELDGQVRVIRRTTDIPVRHVKANKPYKVSDVV; from the coding sequence TTGTCGGTTGTCGAGCAGAGATACCGGGCTGTGCTCGCGGTGCTGGCGGGTGCGACGGTGACGGAGATCGCCGCGTCGCTGGGGGTGTCGCGGCAGACGGTGAGCGGGTGGAAGTCGAGGTATGCCGCCTCGGGCCTGGCGGGGCTGGCGGACCGGTCACGCAGGCCGGCCTCGTGTCCGCATCAGGCCTCCGCCGAGGTGGAGACGGCCGTGTGCGAGCTGCGGCGCAAGCACCCTCGCTGGGGTCCGCGGCGGATCGCTCATGCGCTGGAGCGGTCCGGGGCGGTGAGCCCGCTGCCGTCACGGATGACTGTGTATCGGATCCTGGTCCGTCACGGTCTGGTGGAGCCGGGGGTGCGGCGGCGGAAGCGGTCGGATTACAAGCGCTGGCAGCGGGACCGGCCGATGCAGTTGTGGCAGATGGACATCGTCGGCGGCGTGATGCTGGTCAACACGGTGACCGGTGAGCTGACCGAGGCCAAAGTCGTGACCGGGGTGGACGATCATTCCCGGTTCTGCGTGATCGCGTCGGTGGTGGAGCGGGCGACCGGTCGGGCGGTCTGTGCGGCGTTCGCGGGGGCCCTGCGGAGGTTCGGGGTGCCGGAAGAGGTGCTGACCGACAACGGCAAGCAGTTCACCGACCGGTTCGGGCAGGGCGGTGAGGTGTTGTTCGACCGGATCTGCCGGGAGAACGGGATCGCGCATCGGCTGACGCAGCCGGCGTCGCCGACCACGACGGGCAAGGTGGAGCGGTTCCATCAGACGCTGCGGCGTGAACTCCTCGACGACTGCGGCGCGTTCGAGAGCATCGAAGCGGCCCAGGCGGCACTGGATCGTTGGGTGCAGGAATACAACTCGATGCGTCCGCATCAGGCCTTGGACATGCAGTCTCCGGGAGACCGGTTCACCCCGGTGCCCGAGGAGGAGCGGGACATGCTGGGGCTGAAGATTCCCGGAGTGCTGGCGCTGGTGCCGCAGCAGCGGACACCTCCAGCGGACCCGGACCCGGACCCGGACCCGGCTCCGGCTCCGGCTCCGGCTCCGGCTCCGGCTGAAGCCTCGGCTGTGCCCGCCGCCCTGCCTGAGGTGGTCCCGGCCGCGGCGGTGGAGCCCGGTGGGCCGGTGGAGTTCGATCGGGTGGTGCCTGCGAGTGGGAATCTGCAGGTGGCGGGCAAGCAGTTTTGGCTGGGTCCGGCCCGTTCGGGGCTGACGGTGACGTTCTGGGCGGACACGTCGGTGATCCATCTGCTGATCGCTGGGACGCGGATCAAGAGCGTGCGGTCGCACCTGTCGGTGGCTGACCTGGGACGGCTGGCTGTCCGGGGCGGCCGTGCGGCCGGACCGGCCCCGCTGCCTGCCGGTGAGGGGATGGCGTTCGAGGTGGACCGGGTCGTGAACAACAGCGGCCTGGTGGGCCTGGCCGGGCGCCAGGTGCTGGCCGCGGAGATCCTCGGCGGCCGCCAGGTGGGCATCCGCCTCGACGACGAGACGCTGTCGTTCTTCGACCCATCCTCGCGAGAACTCCTGCGGGTGCGGCCCAACCCGCTGACCGGAGAGGAAGTGCGTCGGCTGCGGGGCCTGCGTCCGGCCGGACCGCCACCGCGGCCGGGCATCGAGCCGGTGCGGGTGCAGCGGCGGATCAGTGCTGTGGGCACGATCATGGTCTGCCGCCAGAGCGTCTCCCTCGGCCGCCCGTACGCAGGCCAGACGGTGACCGTGCACGTGTCTGAGACGACGATCACCGTCGAGCTGGACGGGCAGGTCCGGGTCATCCGGCGCACGACCGACATTCCCGTCCGCCACGTCAAGGCGAACAAGCCCTACAAGGTTTCCGATGTTGTCTAG
- a CDS encoding DUF2637 domain-containing protein encodes MRALPVRVDAVLVQALIAAALSFAHLHDLASAAGQDGWKAWAYPVSVDLLMVAAWRRLRSGEAKAAGWCWFLVALVASLGANVATAGLLDLDHVPAWLRILVAGWPAVAFLGGTLLAHGAPKTPRAMADTEPPSTVTDSAPQPPATEVDPPVAVAELPSAEAGSAPPSPAPVPPALVALARKVADEHHARTGTPIDTSTLRARLGVPMPLAEAIAAQLT; translated from the coding sequence GTGCGTGCCCTGCCCGTCCGTGTGGACGCCGTACTCGTCCAGGCGCTCATCGCCGCCGCGCTGTCCTTCGCCCACCTGCACGACCTCGCCTCCGCCGCCGGACAGGACGGCTGGAAGGCGTGGGCCTACCCGGTCTCCGTCGACCTGCTGATGGTGGCGGCCTGGCGGCGGCTCCGCTCGGGGGAGGCGAAAGCCGCCGGGTGGTGCTGGTTCCTCGTCGCACTGGTCGCCTCCCTCGGCGCCAACGTCGCCACCGCCGGACTGCTCGACCTGGACCACGTGCCCGCCTGGCTGCGCATCCTCGTCGCCGGCTGGCCCGCGGTCGCCTTCCTCGGCGGAACGCTCCTCGCCCACGGCGCACCCAAGACACCCCGCGCCATGGCCGACACCGAACCGCCCTCGACGGTCACGGACTCGGCACCCCAACCGCCCGCCACCGAGGTGGATCCGCCCGTGGCGGTGGCCGAGCTGCCATCCGCCGAAGCCGGATCGGCTCCGCCCTCACCTGCTCCCGTACCGCCCGCTCTCGTCGCCCTCGCCCGCAAGGTCGCCGACGAACACCACGCCCGAACCGGCACCCCCATCGACACCTCGACCCTTCGCGCCCGGCTCGGCGTCCCGATGCCGCTGGCCGAAGCCATCGCCGCTCAACTCACTTGA
- a CDS encoding FtsK/SpoIIIE domain-containing protein: MTDLVTLAEWGAPLAAIGGGALYARHAHPAAYWSTVGLPVSVARLLASYSSTMDACGLTVPPSRWRALAVKATTRREIRPVPPRRGMVRPTSTGLRLRLRLAPGQEPADVAASAERLRHAWGVHAVYVRDVKPGVVELRLVGFDVLRKVRMPRRTGSGPLRVPVALREDATAFVRDYRAVPHQLVLGATLSGKSMFLRNLLTGLAAQPVVLVGIDCKRGVELAPFAARLSALATDPVQAAELLPVLVKEMEDRYDLIKARQGIGPRTPDELITSDIWGLPESERPAPIVLFIDEVAELFLVATRKEEERRDEMVTQLIRLAQLGRAAGIYLEVCGQRFGAELGKGATMLRAQLTGRVCHRVNDEASAKMALGDIAPEAVYAACGIAPELPGLAVVGDTSGGWSRIRTPHLSLAEAAAICRETAHLAPDVPALVPFRPYVPPAPVEASGPVATPRPVAE, translated from the coding sequence GTGACCGACCTGGTGACGCTGGCCGAGTGGGGTGCGCCGCTCGCTGCGATAGGCGGCGGCGCGCTCTACGCCCGGCACGCCCACCCTGCGGCGTACTGGTCCACGGTCGGGTTGCCGGTCTCGGTGGCCCGGCTGCTGGCCTCGTACTCCTCGACCATGGACGCGTGCGGCCTGACGGTCCCGCCGTCCCGGTGGCGGGCGCTGGCCGTCAAGGCGACCACTCGGCGGGAGATCCGGCCGGTGCCGCCTCGGCGGGGCATGGTCCGGCCCACCTCGACCGGCCTGCGGCTCCGGCTGCGGCTCGCTCCGGGACAGGAACCTGCGGACGTGGCGGCCTCAGCCGAACGTCTGCGGCACGCCTGGGGCGTCCACGCCGTGTACGTGCGGGACGTCAAGCCCGGGGTCGTGGAACTGCGGCTCGTCGGCTTCGACGTCCTGCGCAAGGTGCGGATGCCTCGCCGGACCGGATCCGGGCCGCTTCGGGTGCCGGTGGCTCTGCGCGAGGACGCGACGGCCTTCGTGCGGGACTACCGGGCCGTTCCGCATCAACTCGTCCTCGGCGCCACGCTGTCGGGCAAGTCCATGTTCCTGCGCAACCTGCTCACCGGGCTGGCCGCTCAGCCGGTCGTCCTCGTCGGGATCGACTGCAAGCGCGGCGTCGAGCTGGCGCCGTTCGCGGCCCGGCTCTCCGCCCTGGCCACCGACCCAGTACAGGCGGCCGAGCTGCTGCCCGTACTGGTGAAGGAAATGGAGGACCGCTACGACCTGATCAAGGCCCGGCAGGGCATCGGCCCAAGGACCCCGGATGAGCTGATCACCTCGGACATCTGGGGCCTGCCTGAGAGTGAACGCCCGGCTCCCATCGTGCTGTTCATCGACGAGGTGGCGGAACTCTTCCTCGTCGCCACCAGGAAGGAGGAGGAACGGCGGGACGAGATGGTCACCCAGCTCATCCGCCTCGCTCAGCTGGGCCGCGCGGCCGGCATCTATCTGGAGGTCTGCGGACAGCGCTTCGGCGCCGAGCTGGGCAAGGGCGCCACCATGCTCCGGGCCCAGCTGACCGGCCGGGTCTGCCACCGTGTCAACGACGAAGCCTCCGCCAAGATGGCGCTCGGGGACATCGCCCCCGAGGCGGTGTACGCGGCCTGCGGCATCGCGCCCGAGCTGCCCGGCCTCGCCGTCGTCGGCGACACGTCCGGCGGCTGGTCCCGCATCCGTACGCCTCACCTCTCCCTCGCCGAAGCGGCGGCCATCTGCCGCGAGACTGCCCACCTCGCACCCGACGTGCCTGCGCTCGTGCCCTTCCGCCCCTACGTCCCGCCAGCGCCCGTGGAGGCGTCCGGGCCGGTAGCCACTCCTCGCCCCGTCGCCGAGTAG
- a CDS encoding mobile element transfer protein, translating into MPANRRFRNLVRIGPVQVGTYYDGRGHEKHTAACTAPRCGFSTDYDSRAAAELAARTHRCAVR; encoded by the coding sequence ATGCCCGCCAACCGCCGCTTTCGCAACCTCGTCCGCATCGGTCCCGTCCAGGTCGGCACCTACTACGACGGCCGTGGCCATGAGAAGCACACCGCCGCCTGCACCGCCCCGCGCTGCGGCTTCTCGACCGACTACGACAGCCGGGCCGCCGCCGAGCTGGCCGCGCGCACTCACCGCTGCGCCGTCCGCTGA
- a CDS encoding GntR family transcriptional regulator: MAYEVEAPKYVRLAQTIQQRIEDGTYPPGTRVPSENQLVQAFGMSRPTVVRALELLKRDGWLESRQGYGTIVRGRPAVVEHKDRRGTETLARDETQTPGRLVEVGRVPVPARVASALGLSKRAKVLVRRFLVVEDGEPVELVSSYFPAGLVEGTELESANPLSGGTRAHLETRKKIRFDHVTERVSARLPERSEAELLELPDGVPVLSVLIVACDASGQALQVADVLLPADRQELEDTYRLT, encoded by the coding sequence ATGGCGTATGAAGTGGAGGCACCGAAGTACGTCCGCCTCGCTCAGACCATTCAGCAGCGCATCGAGGACGGCACATATCCGCCCGGGACCCGCGTGCCCAGTGAGAACCAACTCGTGCAAGCCTTCGGGATGTCCCGACCAACCGTCGTCCGGGCTCTGGAACTTCTCAAGCGTGACGGCTGGCTGGAGTCCCGGCAGGGATACGGCACGATCGTCCGCGGACGTCCGGCCGTCGTGGAGCACAAGGACCGCCGGGGGACCGAAACGCTCGCACGTGATGAGACGCAGACCCCTGGGCGGCTGGTCGAGGTCGGTCGGGTTCCTGTTCCGGCGCGCGTAGCCTCTGCCCTCGGCTTGTCGAAGCGTGCCAAGGTGCTCGTGCGCCGGTTTCTTGTCGTCGAGGACGGCGAACCCGTCGAGTTGGTCTCGTCGTACTTCCCCGCCGGCCTGGTCGAAGGCACCGAGCTGGAGAGTGCGAATCCGTTGAGCGGCGGCACCCGTGCTCACCTTGAGACGCGGAAGAAAATCCGCTTCGATCACGTGACAGAACGTGTCTCGGCTCGGCTTCCTGAACGGAGTGAGGCCGAGCTGCTGGAGTTGCCGGACGGCGTGCCCGTTCTCAGTGTCCTGATCGTCGCGTGCGACGCTTCCGGTCAAGCCCTGCAAGTCGCTGATGTGCTGCTGCCCGCTGATCGGCAGGAACTCGAAGACACTTACCGACTCACCTGA
- a CDS encoding ATP-binding protein: protein MAYTIDRFPSADSPRLGAMTLHPVAESVPRARRWFRKFIAPYNPACSIDDCVLMISELVTNAILYGRADETWTVRVAWYRVETSLRIEVHNPGFPASVRMRQPEASDAHGRGLLLVDSIAESWHSGPSRFGGTVVSFDVADAWPSDEGVGPVLS from the coding sequence ATGGCCTACACGATCGACCGCTTTCCCTCTGCGGACTCACCGCGACTCGGTGCCATGACCTTGCACCCCGTCGCGGAGTCCGTACCTCGGGCCCGGCGCTGGTTCCGGAAGTTCATCGCCCCGTACAACCCGGCCTGCTCGATCGACGACTGTGTGTTGATGATCTCGGAGCTGGTGACCAACGCCATTCTCTACGGACGGGCAGACGAGACCTGGACGGTGCGCGTTGCTTGGTACCGCGTGGAGACGTCGCTCCGGATCGAGGTGCACAACCCCGGGTTCCCGGCGAGTGTGCGCATGCGGCAACCGGAGGCCAGCGATGCCCACGGGCGCGGGTTGCTCCTCGTCGACTCCATCGCCGAGTCGTGGCACTCCGGTCCCAGCCGCTTCGGCGGGACAGTCGTCTCCTTCGACGTTGCCGACGCGTGGCCGTCCGATGAGGGCGTCGGGCCGGTTCTGTCCTGA
- a CDS encoding SpdD protein, protein MFRPKLPDTPHVPSIARHIPQNHAPVPAHSAGRPIAPFVGVGVGAVAAVVVVGVVLTALLAAVAVSAISVAIAAVVLRSLVNNAHKH, encoded by the coding sequence GTGTTCCGTCCCAAGCTGCCCGACACTCCGCACGTCCCGAGCATCGCCAGGCACATCCCGCAGAACCACGCCCCGGTTCCGGCTCACTCCGCCGGCCGCCCGATCGCCCCGTTCGTGGGCGTCGGTGTCGGCGCGGTCGCCGCCGTGGTCGTCGTGGGTGTCGTCCTCACCGCGCTCCTGGCGGCGGTCGCGGTATCGGCCATCTCCGTGGCCATCGCCGCCGTCGTCCTGCGCTCCCTCGTCAACAACGCGCACAAGCACTGA
- a CDS encoding SCO3933 family regulatory protein, which yields MRVIRIDASTATILLTEAPAPKVRDRQTGEIAKDAVSGEALMTVGVVFIDEGESSLIQVTIPESGVTDGLTVGAPVSLPGLIARPWESVFNGQQRHGIAYRATAVAPGAFPMAQAG from the coding sequence GTGCGTGTGATCCGCATTGACGCCTCGACCGCGACGATCCTGCTCACCGAAGCGCCGGCGCCGAAGGTGCGCGACCGGCAGACCGGGGAGATTGCCAAGGATGCCGTGAGCGGTGAGGCGCTGATGACGGTCGGCGTCGTCTTCATCGACGAAGGCGAGTCGTCCCTGATCCAGGTCACCATCCCCGAGAGCGGGGTGACCGATGGGCTGACGGTCGGTGCTCCCGTCTCGCTGCCGGGGCTCATCGCCCGGCCGTGGGAGAGCGTGTTCAACGGCCAGCAGAGGCACGGCATCGCCTACCGGGCCACCGCCGTGGCTCCGGGTGCCTTCCCGATGGCACAGGCGGGCTGA
- a CDS encoding DUF1152 domain-containing protein, which translates to MKRLIVAAGGGGDAVAAAMLHAALYGDEDQAVILTYAWDRLLIDPVPGPRGPNNFTGLQHLTPAVRTVPAEARPIAPAGSTLPRLAAELPHTFALIDPHHGVEGITRQLEELVDRLSPESIDLLDVGGDILARGDEPTLKSPLADAVTLAACCQVNAPIRLLVAGPGLDGELPPDELRGILGPLVHTFTAKDVEPISSVLEWHPSEATGMLAATARGVRGTCEMRDAGLPVPLTDEGPTVHEVDLDEALSRNQLARAITATATLDEVEAHSREICGYSEIDYERNKAAWLKEQPPVKLDPEAVLSQLDQFEAEARNRGVTHTTFRRITEALNLNGSLREDLRQLLISSTPEKYDAPLWRITSTCLVPGDV; encoded by the coding sequence ATGAAGCGGTTGATCGTCGCAGCAGGAGGAGGGGGCGACGCAGTCGCCGCCGCAATGCTTCACGCCGCCCTCTACGGCGACGAGGACCAGGCGGTGATCCTCACGTACGCGTGGGACCGCCTCCTGATCGACCCGGTACCGGGCCCCCGAGGACCGAACAACTTCACCGGCCTCCAACACCTCACCCCAGCAGTCCGGACAGTGCCGGCCGAAGCCCGCCCGATCGCTCCAGCAGGCTCCACCCTCCCCCGACTCGCGGCAGAGCTCCCACACACCTTCGCGCTGATCGACCCACACCACGGAGTCGAAGGCATCACCCGCCAGCTCGAAGAGCTAGTGGACCGCTTGTCACCGGAGTCGATCGATCTCTTGGACGTTGGCGGAGACATCCTCGCCCGAGGCGATGAGCCGACGCTAAAGAGCCCGCTCGCCGACGCCGTCACGCTCGCCGCGTGCTGCCAGGTGAACGCACCGATCCGCCTCCTAGTGGCAGGCCCCGGTCTGGACGGCGAACTGCCTCCCGATGAACTACGCGGAATCCTCGGCCCTCTCGTCCACACCTTCACGGCCAAGGACGTTGAGCCGATCAGCTCGGTCCTGGAGTGGCACCCATCCGAGGCAACCGGGATGCTCGCGGCGACAGCCCGAGGTGTACGCGGCACGTGCGAGATGCGAGACGCCGGCCTTCCCGTCCCTCTCACTGACGAAGGGCCGACTGTCCATGAGGTCGACCTGGACGAAGCGCTGAGCCGTAACCAGTTGGCTCGCGCCATCACGGCGACTGCCACCCTGGACGAGGTAGAGGCACACAGCCGCGAAATCTGCGGCTACTCGGAGATCGACTACGAGCGCAACAAGGCCGCGTGGCTCAAGGAACAGCCACCAGTGAAGCTCGACCCCGAGGCCGTGCTGTCCCAACTCGACCAGTTCGAAGCCGAGGCCCGGAACCGCGGAGTCACCCACACGACGTTCCGCCGCATCACCGAGGCTCTGAACCTCAACGGCTCCCTACGCGAGGACCTGCGTCAACTTCTGATCAGCAGCACTCCGGAGAAGTACGACGCGCCCCTGTGGCGCATCACATCCACTTGTCTAGTCCCAGGTGATGTTTGA
- a CDS encoding replication initiator yields MLASLGTLPELARQLSGLGGCTHPVRLDGHRTEYAVDTTTGEVGRVLHHLDSTALPAGNLLVRCNNRRATRCAACAEVYRRDTFHLITAGLRGGKGTPEQVGTHPRVFATFTAPSFGPVHNRPSSGRPCRCGDRHDDTAPVLGTPLDPDTYDYEAAVLWNAHAGALWRRFSIYLRREVAKLAGLTQRAFRDHARISFAKVAEYQKRGAVHFHAVIRLDGPEGGDTSPPAWATAELLSDAIHAAATAARVGGPTVDGRAHTFTFGRQLDVRPIRSADFDGGQELTERAVAAYIAKYATKGAETTTGTLDRPIRFLAELAGARITDHARRMIRTAWTLGARPELADLRLRAWAHMLGFRGHFSTKSRRYSTTLGALRDARAEWRRAQAAPPTPQDGETTLVLAHWVFAGTGLSAGETWLAASLEPAPGTEGEPTWTTAATNS; encoded by the coding sequence ATGCTCGCCTCACTCGGCACCCTGCCCGAACTGGCCCGCCAACTCTCCGGCCTGGGCGGCTGCACCCACCCCGTACGCCTCGACGGCCACCGCACCGAGTACGCCGTCGACACGACGACCGGTGAGGTCGGGCGCGTCCTGCACCACCTCGACTCGACCGCCCTCCCCGCCGGAAACCTCCTCGTCCGCTGCAACAACCGCCGTGCCACCCGTTGCGCGGCCTGCGCGGAGGTCTACCGCCGCGACACCTTCCACCTGATCACCGCCGGACTGCGCGGCGGCAAGGGCACCCCCGAGCAGGTCGGCACGCACCCGAGGGTCTTCGCCACCTTCACCGCGCCGAGCTTCGGGCCGGTCCACAACCGCCCCTCCAGCGGACGGCCCTGCCGCTGCGGTGACCGCCACGACGACACAGCCCCGGTCCTCGGTACGCCCCTCGACCCGGACACGTACGACTACGAAGCGGCTGTGCTCTGGAATGCCCACGCCGGAGCCCTGTGGCGCCGGTTCTCCATCTACCTCCGCCGCGAGGTCGCCAAGCTGGCCGGCCTCACGCAACGCGCCTTCCGCGACCACGCCCGCATCTCCTTCGCCAAGGTCGCCGAGTACCAGAAGCGCGGAGCCGTCCACTTCCACGCGGTCATCCGCCTCGACGGCCCCGAGGGCGGCGACACCTCGCCCCCGGCCTGGGCCACGGCCGAGCTGCTGAGCGACGCCATCCACGCCGCTGCCACCGCCGCTCGCGTCGGCGGTCCGACTGTCGACGGACGGGCCCACACCTTCACCTTCGGCCGTCAGCTTGACGTCCGTCCGATCCGCTCGGCCGACTTCGACGGCGGCCAGGAGCTGACCGAGCGGGCCGTAGCGGCGTACATCGCCAAGTACGCCACCAAAGGCGCCGAGACGACGACCGGCACCCTTGACCGTCCGATCCGCTTCCTCGCCGAGCTGGCCGGGGCCCGGATCACCGACCACGCCCGCCGCATGATCCGCACCGCCTGGACCCTCGGCGCACGCCCCGAACTGGCAGACCTCCGCCTACGCGCCTGGGCGCACATGCTCGGCTTCCGCGGCCACTTCTCCACCAAGTCCCGCCGCTACTCCACCACCCTCGGCGCCCTACGCGACGCCCGCGCCGAATGGCGCCGAGCACAAGCCGCCCCGCCCACACCCCAAGACGGCGAAACCACGCTCGTCCTCGCCCACTGGGTCTTCGCCGGTACGGGCCTGAGCGCGGGCGAGACCTGGCTCGCCGCGTCCCTCGAACCCGCCCCCGGAACGGAAGGAGAGCCGACATGGACTACCGCCGCGACGAACTCATGA